A window of Bufo gargarizans isolate SCDJY-AF-19 chromosome 9, ASM1485885v1, whole genome shotgun sequence contains these coding sequences:
- the C1GALT1C1 gene encoding C1GALT1-specific chaperone 1: MISEGGSFLRGLLIGGAFCLVVTLLGHIKLGHEVATPHEHHHIQAPKKEEVSKLSEAEQVELSQSMRVYCIILVKPKDLSLWAAVRTTWSKHCDQADYYSSEQVKVFESINIESSDMWTMMRKAIQMAHEKHKLEYNWFFITQPSTFAIIENLKYFLLKKDPLEPFYIGHTEKDGDLDYVDLAGGIVLSIGSVNRLISVMNEPDKCPETGGIIWKVSGDKQLAMCLKYKGVFAENAEDSEGKNVFNTKSVGTLIKEAMANDPQKVVEGCCSDMAITFNGLSPNHMQVMMYGVYRLRAYGHSFNDALVFSPPPDSDND, from the coding sequence ATGATTTCAGAAGGTGGTTCGTTTTTACGGGGCCTGTTAATAGGAGGTGCATTTTGTCTAGTGGTAACTCTTCTTGGACACATAAAGTTGGGTCATGAAGTTGCCACCCCCCATGAGCACCATCACATCCAGGCACCTAAGAAGGAGGAAGTTTCCAAGCTTTCAGAGGCAGAACAAGTAGAGTTGAGTCAGAGCATGCGGGTCTACTGCATTATCCTTGTCAAGCCAAAAGACCTGAGCCTTTGGGCTGCTGTCAGAACCACATGGAGCAAGCACTGTGACCAGGCTGACTACTACAGCTCCGAACAGGTTAAAGTCTTTGAGTCCATCAACATTGAGAGCAGCGACATGTGGACTATGATGCGGAAAGCTATCCAAATGGCACATGAGAAACATAAACTTGAGTATAACTGGTTTTTCATCACTCAACCCTCCACTTTTGCCATCATTGAAAATCTAAAGTATTTTCTGTTGAAGAAGGACCCTTTAGAACCTTTCTACATTGGGCATACTGAGAAAGATGGAGATTTAGACTATGTTGATTTAGCCGGTGGCATTGTGCTCAGTATTGGGTCAGTGAATCGTCTTATCAGCGTCATGAATGAACCAGATAAGTGTCCAGAAACAGGTGGTATAATATGGAAGGTCTCCGGAGATAAGCAATTGGCCATGTGCCTAAAGTACAAAGGAGTGTTTGCGGAAAACGCAGAAGACTCCGAGGGTAAGAATGTCTTCAACACCAAATCTGTTGGGACCTTGATTAAAGAAGCCATGGCGAATGATCCTCAAAAAGTGGTTGAAGGCTGTTGCTCAGACATGGCGATCACGTTCAATGGACTCTCTCCAAACCACATGCAGGTTATGATGTACGGCGTGTACAGGCTACGGGCTTATGGGCACAGCTTTAATGATGCGCTGGTGTtctcgccacctccagactctgataACGACTGA